The genome window CTCAGGGAGAAGCTCCCGAAGGAGATCGAGGTTACATCGATCACCGGCACACTTCCTCCGGCAGAGCGTGAAGCCCGAGTTGCCGAACTCATTCAAGCGCCGAAGCACATTCTCGTGTGCACGGACTGCCTGTCGGAAGGCATCAACCTCCAGGAGGGCTTCGACGCCGTCGTTCACTACGACCTGTCGTGGAACCCCACTCGCCATGAGCAGCGCGAGGGCCGAGTCGATCGATACGGCCAACCCTCAGGCACGGTTCGAGCGCTGACCTACTACGGAGTAGACAACCAGATCGACGGGATCGTCCTCGACGTGCTGCTTCGCAAGCACAAAATGATCCGAAACAGCCTCGGCATCTCGGTGCCGGTTCCCGTGAACTCCGACCAGGTTGTGGAAGCCATCTTCGAGGGCCTGCTGCTGCGCGGAGCAACGGGTGTCAACTCCTCGCAGCTCTCCCTGCAGTTTGACGAGTTTATTGCCCGGCAATCGCACGATCTCCATACGGAGTGGGAGGCCACAACAGAACGCGAGAAGAGGTCTCGCACGCTCTTTGCCCAGGCAACGATCCAGGTTGCAGAGGTCGCTAGCGAACTTGACGCCGTACGCGGTGCCATCGGGTCGAGCGCGACGGTGGAGGCATTCCTGCGCGAGTCGATTCGCGCCAACGGCGGCACGGTCTCAGGCTCCGGCGCTCTTGACGCGGACCTCAGCAGTTGTTCGCAGGCGGTCCAGGATGCCGTCGGAGGCGCAACCAGGTTCCGGGCACGGTTCTCCCTACCGGTCGGCAAAGGCGAGATCTACCTGTCGCGCACCCATCCGATCGTGGAAGGTCTCGCGACCTATACGATGGATTCGGCGCTCGACCCTCTGGGGAACGGAGTGGCCCGGCGCTGTGGCGTTATCCGCACCGATGACGTGGAGCGTCGAACGACCCTGTTGATGCTCAGGCTGCGATTTCACATCGTGAGCGGGAGCGGAGCGGACGAACGGCAGCTTCTGGCGGAGGACCTCGCGCTCGTTGCATTCGAGGGTTCGCCCCAGAGCCCGCTCTGGTTAGACGCCCAGCGGACGGAGTCTCTCCTAAACGCTGAACCGAAGGGCAACATACCGCCCGCCGACGCGCAGGCTTTCCTCCAGCGCGTGATAGACGACTTCGATCACCTTCGGCCGGCTCTGGACACGACGGCTCAGGAGTGCGCCGACGAATTGCTGAGCTCGCATCGGCGCGTTCGCGCCGCGTCGAAGCAACGCGAAAGCACCTATCGAGTCGAGCCGCAACTACCACCGGACCTACTCGGACTATTCGTCTTCTTGCCTGCAAGCTAAGGAGGATTTCTGATGAACGGACCGGCACAGGGAAAGCCCGCGCTCGGGCGGCTTGAACAACTGGACATCAAGACTTATTGGCAAAATGAAGCCTCCGAATTCACACCATGGCTCGCTCAGGAAGAGAACCTCGGCCTCTTGGGAGAGGCTATTGGCCTGGAACTAGAGCTCGTATCCACCGAGCAGGCGGTCGGCCCGTTCGCCGCAGACATTGTATGCAAGCGTCGCGCCGACGCGCAGAAGGTCGTGATCGAAAACCAGATCGAAAAGACGGACCACACTCATCTGGGTCAGATTATCACTTACGCGGCCGGATTGCACGCTACGACGGTCATCTGGATCGCTCGACAGTTTACAGATGAACATCGCGCTGCACTGGATTGGCTCAACGAGCATACGCCCGCAGAAGTTGCATTCTTCGCTGTAACCGTGGAGCTGTGGATGATTGGGCGTTCGGCTCCGGCACCACGATTCAACGTTGTTGCTCGTCCGAACGTCTGGACAAAGCCGGCAGCTCAGCCATCGCCGTTAACAGACCGGGATAAGTCGATGTTGGAGTACTGGGGAGAGCTCGGAAAGGTCGTCAACGACAATCCCGGCCCCTTGCGTGCTCCGGCTCCTTCAACGGGGAACTCGGTGAACTTCGCCATCGGCAAATCCGGAGTCGCGCTCGCGGCTGTGATTAACCCTACGAATAAGTGGATCAGAATCGAGATAT of Armatimonadota bacterium contains these proteins:
- a CDS encoding DUF4268 domain-containing protein; translation: MNGPAQGKPALGRLEQLDIKTYWQNEASEFTPWLAQEENLGLLGEAIGLELELVSTEQAVGPFAADIVCKRRADAQKVVIENQIEKTDHTHLGQIITYAAGLHATTVIWIARQFTDEHRAALDWLNEHTPAEVAFFAVTVELWMIGRSAPAPRFNVVARPNVWTKPAAQPSPLTDRDKSMLEYWGELGKVVNDNPGPLRAPAPSTGNSVNFAIGKSGVALAAVINPTNKWIRIEIYLNGGSAKARFDQLYSQKTIADAKISGLEWQRLDGKQDCRIALFKHETDPANRSDWAKQHSWLRDTAKQFDAVFRPLVKQLKDSPPATVSTAGNGVDTSGVEASG